A region from the Saccharomonospora azurea NA-128 genome encodes:
- a CDS encoding TMEM175 family protein — protein sequence MDETGGVDRVVALSDGVFAIALTLLALPLVDADIREDFVGGDVLGLGPKLLVFALSFAVIGRYWRVHHQAFIHIVRADGTLVGLNLLFLFWIALLPFPTAVLGEHGDTTAGVVLYASTIILTGLSSTGLWWYAAVGRARLRADTRPLTHEDTDPEWVRRGLAGGIAVVVGFVPSLPLAFVDPLLAELSWLLVPPVGHLLDRLSRRQRYFWP from the coding sequence ATGGACGAGACAGGTGGTGTCGACCGCGTCGTCGCACTCTCCGACGGCGTGTTCGCCATCGCGCTCACGTTGCTCGCGCTGCCACTCGTGGACGCCGACATCCGTGAGGACTTCGTCGGGGGCGACGTGCTCGGCCTCGGCCCGAAGCTTCTGGTGTTCGCGTTGAGCTTCGCCGTCATCGGTCGCTATTGGAGGGTGCACCACCAGGCGTTCATCCACATCGTCCGTGCCGACGGCACGCTGGTGGGGCTGAACCTGCTGTTCCTCTTCTGGATCGCGCTCCTGCCGTTCCCCACCGCGGTGCTGGGTGAACACGGCGACACCACGGCCGGGGTGGTGCTGTATGCGAGCACGATCATCCTGACCGGGCTGAGCTCCACCGGACTGTGGTGGTACGCGGCCGTCGGGCGGGCACGGCTTCGCGCCGACACCCGCCCGTTGACCCACGAGGACACGGATCCGGAGTGGGTCCGACGCGGCCTCGCGGGCGGGATCGCCGTCGTCGTCGGATTCGTGCCGTCGCTGCCGTTGGCGTTCGTCGATCCGCTGCTGGCGGAACTGTCGTGGCTGCTCGTACCCCCGGTCGGTCACCTCCTCGACCGGCTCTCACGGCGACAGCGCTACTTCTGGCCGTAA
- a CDS encoding acetoin reductase, which yields MTSTDQRIAIVTGAARGIGKGIAERLARDGLAVAVADLDAMREELSAVARGIEQSGGRSVALTADVSDPEQVNALVRDTVREFGKLDVFVANAGIAAVDPLLDMTLDELDRLVRVNLYGVFNSYQAAARQMIEQGHGGKIIGAASIAAHKGFEMLGGYSVTKWGVRGLTQVAAQEWARHGITVNAYCPGIVGTAMWDLIDEKMTAQTGEERGAALKRFSESIALGRVEEPKDVASFVSYLASPDADYMTGQSVLIDGGILYS from the coding sequence ATGACGAGCACAGACCAGCGCATCGCCATCGTGACCGGCGCGGCTCGCGGGATCGGGAAGGGGATCGCCGAGCGGTTGGCGCGGGACGGGCTCGCGGTGGCCGTGGCCGACCTCGACGCGATGCGCGAGGAGCTCTCCGCCGTCGCGAGGGGGATCGAGCAGTCCGGGGGCCGGTCGGTGGCCCTCACCGCGGACGTCAGTGATCCCGAGCAGGTCAACGCCCTGGTGCGCGACACCGTGCGGGAGTTCGGCAAGCTCGACGTCTTCGTCGCCAACGCGGGCATCGCGGCGGTCGATCCGTTGCTCGACATGACGCTCGACGAGCTGGACCGGCTGGTGCGGGTGAACCTGTACGGGGTCTTCAACTCCTACCAGGCCGCGGCGCGGCAGATGATCGAGCAGGGCCACGGAGGCAAGATCATCGGCGCGGCGTCCATCGCCGCGCACAAGGGTTTCGAGATGCTCGGCGGCTACTCCGTCACCAAGTGGGGAGTGCGGGGACTGACGCAGGTCGCCGCACAGGAGTGGGCCAGGCACGGCATCACGGTCAACGCCTACTGCCCCGGCATCGTCGGCACCGCGATGTGGGACCTCATCGACGAGAAGATGACCGCGCAGACCGGGGAGGAACGAGGCGCGGCGTTGAAGCGGTTCTCGGAGTCGATCGCGCTCGGTCGCGTGGAGGAGCCGAAGGACGTGGCCTCGTTCGTGTCCTATTTGGCCTCTCCGGACGCCGACTACATGACCGGCCAGTCCGTGCTGATCGACGGAGGAATCCTCTACAGCTAG
- a CDS encoding TetR/AcrR family transcriptional regulator produces MSDRDRRTVIAEAALDVVAERGTRGLTHRAVDLRAGLSVGSTSFYFRTRKDLLRAAVSRLAVRAREDFDEQTATTQPLDAGEAARGMAVLLDRMLGTRRRDTLARYALVVEVSDDDELRGALARCAFSVPLAVELLTTLGVSNSPAVGADLVAFAEGLVFDRIAGNGTLVAPPPGSAASVDRLARAVETFLRGVMATAA; encoded by the coding sequence ATGAGTGACCGAGATCGCCGCACCGTGATCGCGGAGGCCGCGCTCGACGTCGTGGCCGAGCGGGGGACACGGGGGCTGACCCACCGCGCCGTCGATCTGCGGGCGGGGCTCTCCGTCGGATCGACGTCGTTCTACTTCCGCACGCGCAAGGACCTGCTGCGTGCGGCGGTGAGCCGGTTGGCCGTCCGGGCGCGGGAGGACTTCGACGAGCAGACCGCGACGACGCAGCCGCTCGACGCCGGCGAGGCCGCGCGGGGAATGGCCGTGCTGCTGGATCGGATGCTCGGGACGCGTCGACGCGACACGCTCGCGCGATACGCCCTGGTCGTCGAGGTCTCGGACGACGACGAGTTGCGGGGGGCGTTGGCTCGTTGCGCCTTCTCGGTGCCGCTGGCGGTGGAGTTGCTCACGACACTGGGGGTGAGCAACTCGCCGGCAGTGGGCGCCGACCTCGTGGCGTTCGCCGAAGGGCTCGTGTTCGACCGCATCGCGGGCAACGGGACGCTGGTCGCACCACCGCCCGGCAGCGCGGCCAGCGTCGACCGGCTGGCCAGGGCGGTGGAGACCTTTCTCCGGGGCGTGATGGCGACAGCGGCGTAG
- the zapE gene encoding cell division protein ZapE: protein MMDFDARLTVIAAARGFTPDPAQRAAATALAELERRLRRRPRRWSPGVYLHGPVGRGKTFLADAFHAAMDVARLRMSFHEFFDTLHDTTFRLGSADAAIEHHVKGLRLLVFDEFQVDDPGDAALLTRLLRVLRERRISLVATSNHHPRDLLPNPLYHHLFLPGIALIKECTTVVEVHGPHDYRAKDAPLGRFAGGYTYDDKPLWTPQPEEHERTRLPCGGGRTLDALAVRGREAWFDFAELCERPLSARDYLDLAERFDTWVISGVRPARSADGWQRFAHLIDILYDRDLALYLVADRPLPELLRDSPTGTERTASRLSLLARTSDVSSSSLR from the coding sequence ATGATGGACTTCGACGCACGCCTCACCGTGATCGCCGCCGCTCGCGGCTTCACACCCGATCCGGCACAGCGCGCCGCGGCGACGGCACTCGCGGAACTGGAACGGCGGTTGCGACGCCGCCCCCGGCGCTGGTCGCCCGGGGTCTACCTGCACGGCCCCGTCGGACGCGGCAAGACATTCCTCGCCGACGCCTTCCACGCCGCAATGGACGTCGCCCGCCTGCGGATGTCGTTCCACGAGTTCTTCGACACCCTGCACGACACGACGTTCCGGCTCGGTTCGGCCGACGCCGCCATCGAACACCACGTAAAGGGCCTTCGACTGCTCGTGTTCGACGAGTTCCAGGTGGACGATCCCGGTGACGCGGCGTTGCTGACCCGACTGCTCAGGGTGTTGCGTGAACGCCGAATCAGCCTGGTGGCCACGTCGAATCACCACCCTCGCGACCTGCTCCCAAATCCGCTGTACCACCACCTGTTCCTGCCGGGCATCGCACTGATCAAGGAGTGCACCACCGTCGTCGAAGTGCACGGCCCGCACGACTACCGGGCGAAGGACGCCCCGCTGGGCCGGTTCGCGGGCGGTTACACGTACGACGACAAGCCACTGTGGACACCGCAACCCGAGGAACACGAACGCACCCGACTACCGTGTGGCGGTGGCCGGACACTCGACGCGCTGGCCGTGCGCGGACGCGAGGCGTGGTTCGACTTCGCCGAGCTTTGCGAACGCCCGTTGTCCGCAAGGGACTATCTCGACCTGGCAGAACGCTTTGACACGTGGGTCATCTCGGGCGTTCGACCGGCTCGGTCCGCGGACGGGTGGCAGCGCTTCGCCCACCTGATCGACATCCTGTACGACCGCGACCTCGCCCTGTACCTGGTCGCCGACCGTCCGCTACCGGAGCTGCTCCGCGACAGTCCTACCGGGACCGAACGCACCGCGAGCAGGCTGTCACTGCTGGCCAGGACGAGTGACGTGTCATCGAGTTCCCTTCGGTGA
- a CDS encoding MFS transporter encodes MAAPETQEPHTESTPEPKAVRKAVAGSAMGNCIEWYDFGVFGFMPAILGQTFFNAGSTSEGALATFALLAVTFVIRPFGSFVLGPLGDKLGRQKILALTVLLMSGSTFVIGLLPTWDQIGMWAAIFVILLRGLQGFSAGGEYGGAATFIAEYAPAKKRGFFGSWLEFGTLVGFFLGASTVTLCTIILGDEAMQAWGWRIPFLIAGPLGLVGLWLRTKVEDTPLFKDLAVEHKVAKSPLKELLTTNWKSILHLIGLVILLNVGDWILLGYIETYLKDQLGLEGNVPLLIIMGVILAMLIVIVPIGALSDRIGRKPLLVACCAGFLTLPIPAFSLMESSKTEDGVNGLMLAGGLAMIGGCLVLFLAVVASTLPAMFPTRVRYGAFSIGYNVSTAAFAGTAPYVVGSLVDATGNTMWPAFYLMGAAAIATVPVLLLPETNGVSLRGVISSRQPTTKPATPPPAAVAG; translated from the coding sequence ATGGCGGCACCTGAAACACAAGAGCCGCATACTGAAAGCACGCCCGAGCCGAAGGCCGTTCGCAAGGCCGTCGCCGGCTCGGCGATGGGGAACTGCATCGAGTGGTACGACTTCGGCGTCTTCGGATTCATGCCGGCGATCCTCGGTCAGACGTTCTTCAACGCCGGGAGCACGTCGGAGGGCGCGCTGGCGACCTTCGCGCTCCTGGCGGTCACGTTCGTCATCCGGCCGTTCGGCAGCTTCGTGCTCGGTCCGCTCGGCGACAAGCTCGGCAGGCAGAAGATTCTCGCCCTGACCGTGCTGCTCATGTCGGGTTCGACGTTCGTCATCGGGCTCCTGCCGACCTGGGACCAGATCGGCATGTGGGCGGCGATCTTCGTCATCCTCCTGCGGGGCCTGCAGGGCTTCTCCGCCGGTGGTGAGTACGGCGGCGCGGCCACGTTCATCGCCGAGTACGCGCCGGCCAAGAAACGGGGCTTCTTCGGCAGCTGGCTGGAGTTCGGCACCCTGGTGGGCTTCTTCCTCGGGGCGAGCACGGTGACGCTGTGCACGATCATCCTCGGCGACGAGGCCATGCAGGCGTGGGGTTGGCGTATCCCGTTCCTGATCGCGGGACCGCTCGGCCTGGTGGGTCTCTGGCTGCGGACGAAGGTCGAGGACACTCCCCTGTTCAAGGACCTCGCCGTCGAGCACAAGGTGGCGAAGTCGCCGCTCAAGGAGCTGCTCACCACCAACTGGAAGTCGATCCTGCACCTCATCGGCCTGGTGATCCTGCTGAACGTCGGCGACTGGATCCTGCTCGGCTACATCGAGACGTACCTGAAGGACCAGCTCGGACTCGAAGGCAACGTCCCGCTGCTGATCATCATGGGAGTCATCCTGGCCATGCTGATCGTGATCGTGCCGATCGGTGCGCTGTCCGACCGGATCGGGCGCAAACCCCTGCTCGTCGCCTGCTGCGCGGGCTTCCTCACCCTGCCGATCCCGGCGTTCTCGCTGATGGAGAGCAGCAAGACCGAGGACGGCGTCAACGGCCTGATGCTGGCGGGCGGCCTGGCGATGATCGGTGGCTGCCTGGTGCTGTTCCTGGCCGTGGTGGCGTCCACACTGCCCGCGATGTTCCCCACGCGGGTGCGTTACGGCGCCTTCTCGATCGGCTACAACGTGTCGACGGCGGCCTTCGCGGGCACCGCGCCCTACGTCGTGGGTTCGCTGGTCGACGCCACGGGCAACACGATGTGGCCCGCGTTCTACCTGATGGGCGCGGCCGCCATCGCGACCGTCCCGGTGCTGCTCCTGCCGGAGACGAACGGCGTCTCGTTGCGCGGCGTCATCAGCTCGCGCCAGCCCACCACCAAGCCAGCCACTCCGCCACCCGCCGCCGTCGCGGGCTGA
- a CDS encoding TspO/MBR family protein, giving the protein MVALDGAIAAEIATAARRDPVAAGLLAPYLAWSLYATALTAAVRDPDNEPQRHDA; this is encoded by the coding sequence GTGGTGGCACTGGACGGCGCGATCGCCGCGGAGATCGCCACCGCCGCCCGCCGCGATCCGGTCGCCGCCGGGCTGCTCGCGCCGTATCTGGCGTGGAGCCTGTACGCCACGGCGCTCACCGCCGCGGTCCGCGATCCCGACAACGAGCCCCAGCGTCACGACGCCTGA
- a CDS encoding DUF5946 family protein — protein sequence MTDGSSVCADCGASGRFGSCDELFGVLLALDHERRQPWAAFHSVNVACYLLQHRSRTPEAALSGQWEIVTTFVADGLDAVHRLTAERVRDNRRGVRSWLTADRQPPPPTTTVTTPSLVTIEDVSVDGTFPADGYHDRMRRWAESMTRGQAS from the coding sequence GTGACCGACGGGAGCTCTGTGTGTGCGGACTGTGGCGCGAGCGGGCGTTTCGGCTCGTGTGACGAGCTGTTCGGGGTGCTGCTCGCCCTCGACCACGAGCGTCGACAGCCGTGGGCGGCGTTCCACAGCGTCAACGTGGCCTGTTACCTCCTGCAACACCGCTCGCGAACACCCGAGGCCGCTCTCTCTGGGCAGTGGGAGATCGTCACCACGTTCGTCGCCGACGGACTGGACGCCGTTCATCGACTCACGGCCGAGCGGGTGCGCGACAACCGGCGCGGCGTGCGCTCGTGGCTCACCGCCGATCGGCAGCCGCCACCGCCCACGACGACGGTGACGACGCCGTCGCTGGTGACGATCGAGGACGTCTCCGTCGACGGCACGTTCCCCGCCGACGGCTACCACGACCGCATGCGTCGCTGGGCCGAGTCGATGACGCGCGGTCAGGCGTCGTGA
- a CDS encoding dihydrofolate reductase family protein translates to MRSVTYSMGVSLDGYIVGPDGRFDWTEPDDELFRFHIDQIREVGVHLMGRRLYKTMLYWETVDQTTLDDTQREWAALWNPLPKVVFSTTLASVRGNARLASRSLREEITRLRAEPAEGHIAIGGATVAAEAAALDLIDEYRVTVHPVLVGGGVPCFPRSKRRVDLDLVETRTFTSNVVYLRYRVARR, encoded by the coding sequence ATGCGTAGCGTCACCTACTCGATGGGCGTCTCGCTGGACGGCTACATCGTCGGGCCGGACGGCCGCTTCGACTGGACCGAGCCCGACGACGAGCTGTTCCGGTTTCACATCGACCAGATCAGAGAAGTCGGCGTCCACCTGATGGGTCGCCGCCTGTACAAGACGATGCTCTACTGGGAGACCGTCGACCAGACCACGCTCGACGACACACAGCGCGAGTGGGCCGCGCTGTGGAATCCGCTGCCCAAGGTCGTGTTCTCCACGACGCTGGCGTCGGTGCGGGGCAACGCCCGCCTGGCCTCCAGGAGCCTGCGGGAGGAGATCACCCGGTTGCGTGCCGAGCCGGCGGAAGGCCACATCGCGATCGGCGGCGCCACTGTCGCGGCCGAAGCGGCGGCGCTGGATCTGATCGACGAGTACCGGGTCACGGTCCACCCGGTGCTGGTCGGCGGAGGCGTTCCGTGCTTTCCCCGCAGCAAACGCCGCGTGGACCTCGACCTCGTCGAAACCCGCACGTTCACCTCGAACGTCGTGTATCTCCGCTATCGCGTGGCACGGCGCTGA
- a CDS encoding GNAT family acetyltransferase, with the protein MKIEPLPPRLYRDAITLWRVTGLTRPWNDPETDLRTAMAGPASTVLAGIDDRTLVATAMVGHDGHRGWVYYLAVEPSRQAGGLGRQMMRACEQWVRARGISKLQLMVRTENQAVIDFYATLGYTDAKVVVLGRRLDERTT; encoded by the coding sequence GTGAAGATCGAGCCACTGCCTCCCCGTCTGTACCGCGACGCGATCACGCTCTGGCGCGTCACCGGCCTCACCCGGCCCTGGAACGACCCGGAGACCGACCTGCGCACCGCCATGGCCGGGCCCGCGTCGACGGTGCTCGCAGGCATCGACGACCGGACTCTGGTGGCGACCGCGATGGTCGGCCACGACGGACACCGCGGGTGGGTCTACTACCTCGCGGTCGAGCCGTCGAGGCAGGCCGGGGGACTGGGTCGGCAGATGATGCGGGCCTGCGAGCAGTGGGTACGGGCCCGTGGGATATCCAAGCTGCAGCTCATGGTCCGTACCGAGAACCAGGCCGTCATCGACTTCTACGCCACGCTCGGATACACCGACGCGAAGGTCGTGGTCCTCGGCCGTCGCCTCGACGAACGGACCACGTAA
- a CDS encoding VOC family protein — protein sequence MACRIGELVLDCRDPDKLARFWCEVLDFVELGREEGDGGYAVEIGPREGFGGPQPTIILRTADVPEQRTSLLHIDLNPTDRDQDAELERLLKIGARPADIGQTGDEQWRVLADPEGNAFCLLKARIDPL from the coding sequence ATGGCATGTCGCATCGGTGAGCTCGTGCTCGACTGCCGCGATCCCGACAAGCTCGCGCGGTTCTGGTGCGAAGTGCTGGACTTCGTGGAGCTCGGCCGCGAGGAGGGCGACGGCGGTTACGCCGTCGAGATCGGACCGCGCGAAGGGTTCGGCGGGCCGCAGCCGACGATCATCCTCAGGACCGCGGACGTGCCGGAGCAGCGGACGTCGTTGCTGCACATCGACCTCAACCCCACCGACCGCGATCAGGACGCCGAACTCGAACGCCTCCTCAAGATCGGCGCACGCCCGGCCGACATCGGCCAGACCGGTGACGAGCAATGGCGTGTTCTCGCCGACCCCGAGGGCAACGCCTTCTGCCTGCTCAAAGCGCGCATCGACCCGCTCTGA
- a CDS encoding YunG family protein, whose amino-acid sequence MVWSFVALEAALRDCWDDETCDPTDPWDPDNPARGHCGVTSIALSELLGGVLLRADVTLRDGTSNGIHYWNRLDNGLEIDLTRDQFRNGEHLGRPSVAKPVRLPTARMATRYDLYAARVRHRLGSDVPRGIPT is encoded by the coding sequence ATGGTCTGGTCTTTCGTTGCCCTGGAGGCAGCGCTACGCGATTGCTGGGACGACGAGACCTGCGACCCTACCGACCCCTGGGATCCGGACAACCCCGCGCGCGGCCACTGTGGAGTCACGTCCATTGCGTTGTCGGAGCTGCTGGGCGGCGTTCTCCTGCGGGCGGATGTCACCTTGCGGGACGGGACGTCCAACGGGATCCACTACTGGAATCGCCTCGACAACGGCCTGGAGATCGACCTCACCCGCGACCAGTTCCGCAACGGCGAACATCTCGGTCGACCGTCGGTGGCGAAGCCGGTTCGCCTCCCCACGGCGCGCATGGCCACGCGTTACGACCTCTACGCCGCGCGCGTCCGACACCGCCTTGGGTCCGACGTTCCTCGTGGGATCCCCACGTGA
- a CDS encoding NAD(P)/FAD-dependent oxidoreductase codes for MAVKSEPTRILVLGGGYVGLYTALGLQKKLRANEASVTVVDPQPHMTYQPFLPEAAAGSIEPRHVVVPLRRVLRRCHVLTARVNSIEHANKTVTVEAPDGHIEQLNYDVLVVALGSVARLLPIPGLAEQGIALKTIGEAIYLRNHVLTKLDEAASTLDPELRKRLLTFTVVGGGFAGIEALAELEDMTRDACRYYENIKPEDIRWVLVEASGRILPEVRETLGVWTAEQLEKRGIEVYLSTAAKSFEDGHVVLSDGTEFDSDTIIWTAGVKANPVLANSDLPTDKRGRLQATAALQVVGHPDVWTAGDVAAVPDLSRTESDPTATCPPNAQHAVRQARHLSKNIIRSLRGGTPTDYYHKNLGAVAGLGLHKGVADAMNLKIKGFPAWLFHRTYHVKAMPTFNRKVRILLDWALSGLFKRETVALGQINNPKEEFARASRS; via the coding sequence ATGGCAGTCAAGTCGGAACCGACGCGGATCCTGGTCCTCGGTGGCGGATACGTCGGCTTGTACACGGCCCTCGGGCTGCAGAAGAAGCTGCGGGCCAACGAGGCTTCCGTGACCGTCGTCGACCCGCAGCCACACATGACCTACCAGCCCTTCCTGCCGGAGGCGGCTGCGGGGTCCATCGAGCCACGTCACGTGGTCGTGCCGCTGCGCAGGGTGCTTCGACGCTGCCACGTTCTGACCGCCCGCGTGAACTCCATCGAGCACGCGAACAAGACCGTCACGGTGGAGGCACCCGACGGGCACATCGAGCAGCTCAACTACGACGTGCTCGTGGTGGCGCTCGGCTCCGTCGCGCGACTGCTGCCGATCCCCGGACTGGCCGAGCAGGGCATCGCCCTCAAGACCATCGGCGAGGCCATCTACCTGCGCAACCACGTCCTCACGAAGCTGGACGAGGCCGCGAGCACCCTCGACCCCGAGCTGCGCAAGCGGCTGCTCACGTTCACCGTCGTCGGTGGCGGCTTCGCGGGCATCGAGGCGTTGGCCGAGCTGGAGGACATGACCCGCGACGCCTGCCGCTACTACGAGAACATCAAGCCGGAGGACATCCGGTGGGTTCTCGTGGAGGCGTCCGGCCGCATCCTTCCCGAGGTGCGCGAGACGCTCGGCGTGTGGACCGCCGAACAGCTGGAGAAGCGCGGCATCGAGGTCTACCTGTCGACGGCGGCGAAGTCGTTCGAGGACGGGCACGTCGTGCTCTCCGACGGCACCGAGTTCGACAGCGACACGATCATCTGGACCGCCGGCGTGAAGGCCAACCCGGTGCTCGCCAACTCCGACCTGCCCACCGACAAGCGCGGCAGGCTGCAGGCCACGGCGGCGCTGCAGGTGGTGGGCCACCCGGACGTCTGGACAGCCGGTGACGTCGCCGCGGTGCCCGACCTGTCGCGCACCGAGAGCGACCCGACGGCGACCTGCCCGCCCAACGCCCAGCACGCGGTGCGTCAGGCGCGGCACCTGTCCAAGAACATCATCCGGTCGCTGCGCGGTGGCACGCCGACGGACTACTACCACAAGAACCTCGGCGCGGTCGCTGGCCTCGGTCTCCACAAGGGTGTCGCCGACGCGATGAACCTGAAGATCAAGGGCTTCCCGGCCTGGCTGTTCCACCGCACCTACCACGTCAAGGCTATGCCGACCTTCAACCGCAAGGTGCGCATCCTGCTCGACTGGGCACTCAGCGGCCTGTTCAAGCGTGAGACCGTCGCGCTCGGGCAGATCAACAACCCGAAGGAAGAGTTCGCCAGGGCATCCCGCTCGTAG
- a CDS encoding HigA family addiction module antitoxin codes for MHPGEVLAEEYLEPLGVTQHRLAVAIGVPPRRINEIVQGKRGISADTALRLARYFGTSERFWLNLQSRYDLEREKDALADTLDRIRPLSV; via the coding sequence ATGCATCCAGGCGAGGTCCTGGCCGAGGAGTACCTGGAACCGCTGGGTGTCACCCAGCATCGATTGGCCGTCGCCATCGGGGTTCCGCCGCGTCGCATCAACGAGATCGTGCAGGGCAAGCGGGGCATTTCGGCTGACACGGCGTTGCGGCTCGCGCGCTACTTCGGGACCTCGGAGCGGTTCTGGCTCAACCTCCAGTCGCGTTACGACCTGGAGCGCGAGAAGGACGCGCTCGCCGACACGCTGGATCGAATCCGGCCGCTGTCGGTGTGA
- a CDS encoding uracil-DNA glycosylase, with the protein MSSSWKSLDQLDAAVSECRACPRLVEWREHVARTKRAAFADQTYWGRPVPGFGADDAALVIVGLAPAAHGGNRTGRMFTGDRSGDVLYQALYDVGLASQPTATHRDDGLTLRGTRITAPVHCAPPANKPTPAERDTCRHWLADELALLRPTLKAVVVLGAFGWQALLPVLAEAGWVIPRPRPKFGHDVQVALDGPTPLHLLGCYHVSQQNTFTGKLTPAMLRAVLERAKDLAGLV; encoded by the coding sequence GTGAGTTCGTCGTGGAAGTCTCTGGACCAGCTCGACGCGGCCGTCAGCGAGTGCCGTGCGTGCCCCCGGCTCGTCGAGTGGCGGGAACACGTGGCGAGGACGAAGCGCGCGGCGTTCGCCGACCAGACCTACTGGGGCCGTCCCGTGCCCGGCTTCGGGGCCGACGACGCGGCGCTCGTCATCGTGGGTCTCGCCCCCGCCGCCCACGGCGGCAACCGCACGGGCCGCATGTTCACCGGCGACCGCTCCGGAGACGTCCTCTACCAGGCGCTGTACGACGTGGGGCTCGCCTCGCAACCCACGGCCACGCACCGCGACGACGGCCTCACCCTGCGCGGCACGCGCATCACCGCGCCCGTGCACTGCGCGCCGCCCGCGAACAAACCCACCCCCGCCGAGCGCGACACGTGCCGCCACTGGCTCGCCGACGAACTCGCCCTGCTGCGCCCGACGCTGAAGGCGGTGGTCGTCCTCGGCGCGTTCGGCTGGCAGGCGCTCCTGCCCGTGCTCGCCGAGGCCGGCTGGGTGATCCCGCGCCCCCGGCCGAAGTTCGGCCACGACGTGCAGGTGGCCCTCGACGGGCCCACGCCGCTGCACCTGCTCGGCTGCTACCACGTGTCGCAGCAGAACACGTTCACCGGCAAGCTCACTCCGGCCATGCTGCGCGCCGTGCTGGAGCGGGCGAAGGACCTGGCGGGGTTGGTCTGA